A single window of Syntrophus aciditrophicus SB DNA harbors:
- a CDS encoding ARPP-1 family domain-containing protein has protein sequence MNTIMKEYMEKISFGDMQVHDHVAVIPLMMTNGIGPEYFTLKEALASDLLTISELTEGGHVPELKVQNRAEKPVLIIDGEELSGAKQNRVLNTTILLKEQSETVIPVSCTEQGRWSYRSAHFEESGHIMSAKLRRVKNRSVMESLKFCRGFQSDQGAVWEEIQAQSEKARVSSPTHAMKDIHEARENDLDAYLEYFTMVPDQKGLIVIVNGDVAGLDMVSQADTFKVLYSKLIKSYIMDAILERPAKGKAPGLDKAKAFLDEIITAGEQTYDSVGYGRDFRYEGKKLVGSALVHEDAVIHMAFFRTTQAEKSGFMAGTSRRRNFRQ, from the coding sequence ATGAACACAATTATGAAAGAGTACATGGAAAAGATATCCTTCGGCGACATGCAGGTCCACGATCATGTAGCCGTCATTCCTTTGATGATGACCAATGGCATCGGGCCGGAGTATTTCACACTGAAGGAGGCGCTGGCGAGCGATCTCCTCACCATTTCGGAACTTACCGAAGGCGGGCACGTTCCGGAATTGAAAGTCCAAAACCGTGCAGAAAAACCTGTCCTGATCATTGATGGGGAAGAGTTGAGCGGGGCCAAACAGAACCGGGTCCTGAACACAACCATCCTGCTCAAGGAGCAGTCCGAAACCGTCATTCCCGTGAGCTGCACCGAGCAGGGACGATGGTCTTACCGGTCTGCCCATTTCGAAGAGTCGGGCCATATCATGTCGGCCAAACTGCGGCGGGTGAAAAACAGGTCGGTTATGGAATCACTGAAATTTTGCCGCGGGTTTCAATCGGATCAGGGTGCTGTCTGGGAAGAAATACAGGCACAGTCGGAAAAAGCCAGGGTTTCATCGCCGACCCATGCCATGAAGGATATTCATGAGGCCCGAGAGAACGATCTGGATGCCTATCTTGAATACTTCACAATGGTTCCGGACCAGAAGGGGCTCATCGTCATCGTCAATGGGGATGTGGCGGGTCTCGATATGGTTTCTCAGGCTGATACCTTCAAGGTCCTCTATTCCAAGCTCATCAAGAGCTATATCATGGATGCCATTCTGGAAAGGCCGGCGAAAGGCAAGGCGCCCGGCTTGGACAAGGCAAAGGCATTCCTGGATGAGATAATAACGGCTGGCGAGCAGACTTACGATTCCGTGGGATATGGCCGTGACTTCCGTTACGAGGGGAAGAAACTGGTCGGCTCTGCTCTGGTCCACGAAGATGCAGTCATCCACATGGCCTTCTTCAGGACGACGCAGGCGGAAAAGTCGGGCTTTATGGCAGGGACATCCCGACGCAGGAATTTCCGGCAGTGA
- a CDS encoding helix-turn-helix transcriptional regulator — protein sequence MTEKADGKARIVRLGQILRIFMEKEKVSSTWLSRQFQTTPRTIQRDLLLLKKSGFPLHEIRKGIYQLHKDLVRNLEVFDDTELALVVALKNIVGQLGRPFQTAAGNILDHLYDCVKSMPVFVKIDDAVPLDSALLNRILQAILKKRTVSFQYAAPHGSHAVNLEPYRVVYFSGFWYLIGNEPSTGILKRYALDKIENFKSSRQCFTAIPSDLDDVLRQSANIWFTEDANIEITVHIDARVSDYFKRRKMYPTQEIKEERPDGSLVVTFRVGNYEAIRDILKSWIPHFVILEPEDFRVSMLNDIKGWVEKQEQQSCLDNISF from the coding sequence ATGACGGAAAAGGCTGATGGAAAAGCGCGCATTGTTCGGCTGGGTCAGATCCTCCGAATCTTCATGGAAAAAGAGAAGGTCTCCAGCACCTGGCTTAGCCGACAATTTCAGACCACCCCACGCACGATCCAGCGGGACCTGCTGCTTCTGAAAAAGTCCGGCTTCCCCCTCCATGAAATCCGGAAAGGAATCTATCAACTTCACAAGGATCTGGTCAGGAACCTGGAGGTCTTCGACGACACGGAGCTGGCCCTGGTCGTGGCCCTGAAGAACATCGTGGGGCAGTTAGGCAGGCCTTTTCAGACAGCGGCGGGCAACATCCTGGATCATCTGTATGATTGCGTGAAGTCCATGCCGGTTTTTGTCAAGATCGACGATGCCGTCCCCCTGGACAGCGCCCTTCTGAACCGGATACTCCAGGCCATCCTGAAGAAAAGAACCGTCAGCTTTCAGTATGCCGCTCCCCATGGCTCTCATGCCGTGAACCTCGAGCCTTACCGGGTGGTCTACTTCAGCGGCTTCTGGTATCTCATCGGCAACGAACCCTCCACCGGCATTCTCAAGCGATATGCCCTCGACAAGATAGAGAATTTCAAATCGTCCAGACAGTGCTTCACGGCGATCCCGAGCGACCTTGATGATGTCCTCCGACAGAGTGCGAATATCTGGTTTACGGAGGACGCGAATATCGAGATTACCGTGCACATCGATGCCCGGGTCAGCGATTATTTCAAACGCCGCAAAATGTATCCGACACAGGAAATCAAAGAAGAAAGGCCGGACGGGTCCCTGGTTGTGACGTTCCGTGTGGGTAACTATGAGGCCATCCGCGATATCCTCAAGTCCTGGATTCCCCATTTCGTGATTCTGGAGCCGGAGGATTTTCGGGTGTCGATGCTGAACGATATAAAGGGGTGGGTGGAGAAGCAGGAACAGCAATCCTGCCTCGATAATATCTCTTTCTGA